CAGCAAGGGCAAACCAGTGCCGGCCTTGCCGCGGCGGGCGCCGAACTGGCGGACGGCGGCGACCCCTTGGACACGCACATCCGCGCGCTGACGCTGCTGTCGCGGCAATTGCGCGCGCTGGCGCCCGCGCCGCAGCCGGGCCGTTTCAGCGACGCCGACGAGGCGCGGCTGGAAGCGGCGCACACGCTGATGCGTGAGCAGATGGATCGCGACCTGACCGTGCAGTACCTCTGCATGGCCACCGGCTTGAATGAATTCAAGCTGAAGGAAGGATTCCGCAGGCGGTACGGCACCAGTCCCCACCGGCTGCTGACCGAACTGCGCATGCAGCGCGCCTGGGCGTTGCTGGAGACCGGCTGCCAGGTTGCGCAGGCCGCATATCGCGTCGGGTATCGCCATCCGGCCAACTTCAGCGCGGCGTTCACACGCTTTTATGGCCGCCCGCCCAAATCCGTCTTTGGCCCGCGCGGCTGAGCGCCGGGATGATCAGTGGGTCATGCGGCCGCCGCTTACCATCCAGCGCGTGCCATACCGGTCGACCAGCGCACCGTAGGCTTCTGCCCAGAACGTCTTTTGCAACGGCATCGTGACGCTGCCGCCCTCGGCCAGATGGTCGAACACGCGGTGCGCGTCCGAGACGGTGGGATACACCAGCGCCAGCGCCACCCCCCGGTTGCCGGGGTAGGGATGGCCGGCGGTGGCATCGCTGCCCAGCAAGGTCTGTTCGTCCAGCGTCAGGCGGGCGTACATGATGCGCCCGGCGTCCTCGTCCGAGAGCACCGGCATGGCGGCATCGGGCGGCGCATCGGCGTAGCGGATCAGCGCATCCAGGCGGCCGCCCAGCACGCGTTCGTAGAAGCGCATGGCCTCGGCGCAATTGCCGTCAAAACTGAGATACGCGGATAACTGGGGCATGATGGCTCCGTGCGGGGTGGTATGCGGTGCGTCCGCATGGCCAAGGCGGGCGGCGCAAGCCTATGATGGGAGTCTGATCCGTTAACGGCCGGGAGACAATCAATGCAACTAGGAAGCTGCCACTGCGGACAAATCGCCTATGAAGTCGATGGCGATGTGTCCCAGGTGCTGGAATGCAATTGCTCGCACTGCAGCCGCAAGGGCTATCTGCTGTGGTTCGTGCCG
The DNA window shown above is from Achromobacter spanius and carries:
- a CDS encoding helix-turn-helix domain-containing protein, which translates into the protein MVTRISSTLATPAGTPRAGWRRHALPADLGACHTDRLDLEDGLTLVHSHYAPTRDLIEESAAGHDGRMLAITLAMQGVSSFQGADGAGLEFRGGRTTVAAFSRGAGERRYLAGCTVSQLRLLVGERVLRRYAGDERARTLLGEGGVRCLQQGQTSAGLAAAGAELADGGDPLDTHIRALTLLSRQLRALAPAPQPGRFSDADEARLEAAHTLMREQMDRDLTVQYLCMATGLNEFKLKEGFRRRYGTSPHRLLTELRMQRAWALLETGCQVAQAAYRVGYRHPANFSAAFTRFYGRPPKSVFGPRG
- a CDS encoding VOC family protein — its product is MPQLSAYLSFDGNCAEAMRFYERVLGGRLDALIRYADAPPDAAMPVLSDEDAGRIMYARLTLDEQTLLGSDATAGHPYPGNRGVALALVYPTVSDAHRVFDHLAEGGSVTMPLQKTFWAEAYGALVDRYGTRWMVSGGRMTH